The following proteins are encoded in a genomic region of Pyricularia oryzae 70-15 chromosome 6, whole genome shotgun sequence:
- a CDS encoding feruloyl esterase B, with the protein MSFPRNMWLLFLLVGAKLGRAATASDFSAKCQSFQPERLVKNSTRTRLEYVASGTTIQLDDNVPSCGRTSQVVDVNICRVALQIPTSNRSSLSFELWLPERWDEKRYVATGNGGVDGCIKYEDIAYGVKNGFAAMGTNNGHNGTTGVDFLNNEDVVVDFSYRALHTGTVSAKTLIQEFYDSPPAKSYYIGCSLGGRQGISAAERFPEDYDGILAGAPAVDFNHLYSLRARMFTVTGSPGSPDYIPVATWSGLIHNEVLAQCDTLDGVADGIIEIANKCHFDPTKLLCRADQADQAGTACLSRAQISQVQTVYAPYTYANGTLIWPRMNAGAEILASAGLLAGRPFSPSVEWFRYAVLSDPNWDPASYGLADAEAAETANPGGIRTFPESLPAFKARGGRIVTYHGEQDQQIWSTNSERFYERLVAADGGLDSYLRFFRISGMNHCASGPGAWMFGQGGSSAVIPFEPERNAFAALVAWVEKGQAPDTITGTKFVNDSVDQGVDFQRSHCRYPLEQTYMAGPSKQPASWKCLPPSKSPSEI; encoded by the exons ATGTCGTTCCCGAGGAACATGTGGCTCCTGTTTCTGCTCGTGGGGGCGAAACTCGGTCGAGCAGCCACCGCCTCCGACTTTTCGGCCAAGTGCCAGTCGTTTCAGCCGGAGCGCCTCGTGAAAAACTCGACGAGGACGCGACTGGAATACGTCGCCAGCGGAACCACCATTCAACTAGACGACAACGTGCCCTCTTGCGGCCGGACCAGCCAGGTCGTGGACGTAAACATCTGTCGCGTCGCGCTCCAGATCCCCACGAGCAACCGCTCGAGCCTGAGTTTTGAGCTATGGCTTCCGGAGCGGTGGGATGAGAAGCGCTACGTCGCGACCGGTAACGGCGGTGTCGATGGCT GCATCAAGTACGAAGACATTGCCTACGGCGTCAAGAATGGCTTCGCCGCTATGGGCACAAACAACGGCCACAATGGAACCACTGGTGTAGATTTTCTCAACAACGAGGATGTCGTGGTGGACTTCTCATACCGGGC TCTCCACACCGGCACCGTTTCCGCCAAGACTCTCATCCAGGAGTTCTACGACTCCCCGCCCGCAAAGTCATACTACATCGGTTGCTCCCTAGGCGGCAGGCAAGGAATCAGCGCAGCAGAGCGCTTTCCAGAAGAC TACGATGGCATCCTGGCCGGCGCCCCAGCCGTGGACTTTAACCACCTGTACTCCCTGCGGGCGCGCATGTTCACCGTGACCGGCTCCCCCGGCTCGCCCGACTACATCCCCGTCGCGACCTGGAGCGGCCTGATCCACAACGAGGTCCTCGCGCAGTGCGACACCCTCGACGGCGTCGCCGACGGCATCATCGAGATCGCCAACAAGTGCCACTTTGACCCGACGAAGCTCCTCTGCAGGGCCGACCAGGCCGACCAGGCCGGCACGGCCTGCCTCTCCCGGGCGCAAATCTCCCAGGTCCAGACCGTCTACGCGCCGTACACCTACGCCAACGGCACCCTGATCTGGCCCAGGATGAACGCCGGCGCAGAGATCCTCGCCTCGGCGGGCCTCCTCGCGGGCCGACCCTTCTCCCCCTCGGTCGAGTGGTTTCGGTACGCGGTCCTGTCCGACCCGAACTGGGACCCGGCGAGCTACGGCCTCGCCGACGCCGAAGCCGCCGAGACGGCCAACCCAGGCGGGATCAGGACGTTCCCCGAGTCGCTGCCCGCCTTCAAGGCCCGCGGCGGCCGCATCGTCACCTACCACGGCGAGCAGGACCAGCAGATCTGGTCCACCAACTCGGAGCGCTTCTACGAGCGCCTGGTCGCAGCCGATGGGGGTCTGGACTCGTACCTGCGCTTCTTCCGCATCTCGGGCATGAACCACTGCGCCAGCGGCCCCGGCGCGTGGATGTTTGGCCAGGGAGGTTCGTCTGCCGTGATCCCCTTTGAGCCGGAGCGGAACGCGTTCGCTGCTCTGGTTGCCTGGGTCGAGAAGGGCCAGGCTCCAGACACCATCACGGGAACAAAGTTTGTCAATGACAGTGTGGACCAGGGGGTTGATTTCCAGAGGAGCCACTGCCG GTATCCTCTCGAACAGACATACATGGCCGGGCCGTCCAAGCAACCGGCGAGCTGGAAGTGTCTGCCACCGAGCAAGTCTCCCAGTGAAATATAG
- a CDS encoding aldose 1-epimerase, which produces MRNSLVILSSWATTVALVTGQCVPTPGKDGRYTIESDGIKAQFIPYGATLTNLWVKDKNGENVDIVLGYDNASYYPVDPSHPVLNAIPGRYVNRIGKATYSIDGELFSTEKNDGENTLHSGTNNWSFRFWNVTEVTATSITFGILDKSNSSQGMLGDVHAQVKYSVEGGTWKINMEATAPDTKTPLMLTQHTYFNLDAYRDPAGPKIWNHTLHVPYSSRYLENDDGALPTGRILTAAPGSINDFASEPDILLGRSRDDPAFPGNCGAGGQCEGYNGFWLIDDAPEGAVVATLASEYSGVKAELRTDQLGMQIYTCNWFDGTSPLKSTQGTEDVKIVGRSSCIAIEAHDYTDGINHPEWGRKEAQITGPGEKYTWESSWTFSIL; this is translated from the exons ATGCGGAACTCCTTGGTGATCCTTTCCTCTTGGGCCACTACTGTAGCCCTTGTCACTGGCCAGTGTGTGCCTACTCCCGGCAAGGACGGTCGGTACACTATTGAGTCGGATGGCATCAAGGCGCAG TTCATTCCCTATGGTGCCACTCTTACAAACCTCTGGGTGAAAGACAAGAACGGCGAGAATGTGGATATCGTATTGGGATATGACAATGCATCCTACTACC CTGTTGACCCGAGCCATCCCGTACTCAACGCTATTCCCGGTCGGTACGTGAACAGGATCGGTAAGGCGACGTACAGTATCGACGGCGAGTTGTTCAGCACGGAAAAGAACGACGGCGAAAACACGCTGCACAGCGGCACCAACAACTGGTCTTTTCGCTTCTGGAACGTGACGGAGGTGACTGCGACGTCCATCACCTTTGGCATCCTCGACAAATCCAACTCGTCGCAGGGCATGTTGGGTGACGTCCACGCGCAGGTGAAATACAGCGTCGAGGGCGGCACCTGGAAGATCAACATGGAGGCGACGGCGCCCGATACCAAAACACCACTCATGCTGACACAGCACACCTATTTCAACCTCGACGCCTACCGCGACCCGGCCGGGCCCAAGATCTGGAACCACACGCTCCACGTCCCCTACTCGAGCAGGTACCTCGAGAACGACGACGGCGCGCTGCCAACCGGCCGCATCCTCACGGCGGCGCCGGGTAGCATTAACGACTTTGCGTCTGAACCCGACATCCTCTTGGGCCGCTCGAGGGACGACCCGGCATTCCCGGGCAACTGCGGCGCAGGCGGTCAGTGTGAGGGCTATAATGGCTTTTGGCTGATCGACGACGCGCCAGAGGGAGCCGTGGTCGCCACCCTCGCCAGCGAGTACTCGGGCGTCAAGGCCGAGCTGCGAACCGACCAGCTCGGGATGCAAATATATACTTGCAATTGGTTCGATGGCACCAGCCCGCTCAAGTCAACCCAAGGTACAGAAGACGTCAAGATAGTTGGCAGGAGCTCCTGTATCGCCATCGAAGCGCACGACTACACAGATGGCATTAACCA TCCTGAATGGGGCCGCAAAGAGGCGCAGATCACTGGCCCTGGGGAGAAGTATACTTGGGAGTCGTCGTGGACCTTTTCAATACTCTGA
- a CDS encoding cyclic nucleotide-binding domain-containing protein 1, variant 1: protein MRRRTSPSPSAYRVHQSQHGQVANAGHGPGGQPVSTSSLLRSFNVETNPTRPMRPSPLTASTIRDMPLDLVDRIRSFPLFMSAPDEFLAAIGKHLRPQVHAPHDHILTEGDEARAMYWLVRGVVAVTSRDGEAVYAELKPGAFFGEIGVLMDMPRTATIIARSKCLLVVLKKEDLQTELPRFPEMEQAIRQEAQERLNILKKKQQERAGSHLKSIDKSKSREAAPGEVATGETGSITERFVVNRKKRKSPSPGIIEDPAVGGSALGSGYVNVRKTLTELPLFSALPSDILHFLGLSAIPKSFPPFTDIIQQGSQGNEIYFVVRGEAEVIHEDAPGPTTRRATRASYVRPRLHQGQYFGEVASLGLSPGRTATVRSITTVECLVISGQALEELWRRCPPELKLQVEETARMRYQKKKEEEDVEMEDAGNGDAEPQGRPRTPTKQLLPQVTFTTPSKPTSPSKHETETRQPTDPDPYLSVDMENMRNRRRNSLAPPTPQTEPSLSRPG, encoded by the coding sequence ATGCGACGGCGTACGTCACCATCGCCCTCGGCCTATAGGGTACATCAGTCCCAACATGGACAGGTCGCCAATGCCGGCCACGGCCCCGGTGGCCAGCCTGTGTCGACCTCGTCCCTTTTGAGGTCGTTCAATGTCGAAACGAACCCCACAAGACCCATGCGGCCCAGTCCTCTGACTGCCTCAACGATTCGGGATATGCcccttgaccttgtcgacCGAATAAGATCCTTCCCTCTCTTCATGTCCGCACCTGATGAATTTCTCGCCGCTATTGGAAAGCATCTCAGGCCACAAGTCCATGCTCCTCACGATCACATCTTGACGGAAGGCGATGAGGCAAGGGCAATGTATTGGCTCGTGCGAGGTGTCGTGGCTGTCACGTCCCGCGATGGCGAGGCTGTCTATGCGGAACTCAAGCCAGGCGCTTTCTTTGGTGAAATCGGTGTGCTCATGGACATGCCTCGCACTGCGACCATCATTGCACGCTCAAAATGCTTGCTCGTTGTGCTCAAGAAGGAGGACCTGCAAACGGAGCTTCCCCGCTTTCCTGAAATGGAGCAGGCCATCAGACAAGAAGCTCAAGAACGCCTTAATATTCTCAAGAAGAAGCAACAAGAGCGGGCGGGCAGCCATCTCAAGTCGATAGACAAGAGCAAATCCAGGGAGGCCGCACCTGGAGAGGTAGCCACGGGTGAGACGGGAAGCATCACAGAACGATTTGTGGTGAACAGAAAGAAGCGCAAGTCACCAAGTCCCGGTATCATTGAAGACCCGGCAGTGGGTGGCAGTGCCCTCGGAAGCGGATACGTAAATGTTCGGAAGACTCTCACAGAGCTGCCACTCTTTTCGGCCCTTCCGTCCGACATACTTCACTTCCTGGGTTTGAGTGCGATACCGAAATCTTTCCCACCCTTCACCGATATCATACAGCAAGGTAGTCAAGGCAACGAGATATACTTTGTCGTGCGTGGTGAAGCCGAGGTCATTCACGAGGACGCACCCGGACCAACCACTCGAAGGGCAACACGGGCTTCATACGTTAGACCGAGACTTCACCAAGGACAGTACTTTGGCGAGGTCGCCAGTCTTGGACTTTCTCCGGGACGTACGGCCACAGTGCGGTCAATCACGACGGTGGAATGCTTGGTGATAAGCGGTCAGGCACTGGAGGAGTTGTGGAGGCGCTGCCCGCCAGAGTTGAAGCTACAGGTGGAAGAGACGGCCCGTATGCGATaccaaaagaagaaggaagAGGAAGACGTCGAGATGGAAGACGCAGGAAATGGCGACGCCGAACCACAAGGCCGACCCAGAACTCCCACAAAACAGCTGTTGCCTCAAGTAACGTTCACAACACCATCGAAGCCTACGTCACCCAGCAAACATGAAACTGAGACTCGCCAACCGACAGATCCAGACCCATACCTCAGTGTGGACATGGAGAACATGCGGAACCGTCGCAGAAATTCTTTGGCCCCTCCCACCCCGCAGACAGAACCCTcattgtcacggccagggtaa
- a CDS encoding thymine dioxygenase, with protein sequence MTVRTRNNKSNNNNKKMLSGKIPSVDFGLWAGGTSQERNQIARDLSNACRHVGFVYLVNHGIEQNLLTEAFAWSKKLFDLPIEKKMLVPHPPGFLIHRGYSWPGLEKVSQQEDLTNSSDPATATANIRTVPDVKESFEMGSEEFAEQPNVWPPEADALSELSGFRTFMVRFYKECARLSLEVIRAMASGIQLSPSEETHLVASHAGALNNQLRLLHYPPVSGASLRRGEVARMPAHSDWGTITLLFQDGAGGLQVEDPGASGRFVDAPPVDGAVVVNVGDALMRWTNGYFKSTLHRVGIPPDYSDAAKPQEEQNGRRDLTPSRYSIPYFVSPNPDAVVDCFASCVTDDRPLGYERIIYEDYRKMRASTQY encoded by the exons ATGACGGTTCGAACAAGAAATAATaagagcaacaacaacaacaaaaaaatgtTATCCGGAAAGATTCCCAGTGTCGACTTTGGCCTTTGGGCAGGCGGTACGTCGCAGGAGCGCAATCAGATTGCCCGCGACTTGTCCAATGCCTGCCGCCATGTCGGTTTCGTCTATCTCGTCAACCACGGGATCGAACAGAACCTCTTGACCGAAGCGTTTGCATGGTCCAAGAAGCTCTTTGATCTACCGATAGAGAAGAAGATGCTTGTGCCGCACCCCCCTG GCTTTCTCATCCACAGGGGCTACTCATGGCCCGGCCTGGAAAAGGTCTCCCAGCAAGAAGACCTAACCAACTCCAGCGACCCGGCAACGGCGACCGCCAACATCCGCACTGTCCCGGATGTTAAGGAGAGCTTCGAGATGGGCAGTGAAGAGTTCGCAGAGCAACCAAACGTGTGGCCGCCCGAAGCCGACGCCCTCTCGGAGCTCTCCGGCTTCCGGACGTTCATGGTCCGGTTCTACAAAGAATGCGCCCGTTTGTCCCTCGAGGTGATCCGCGCCATGGCCTCAGGGATCCAGCTGTCGCCGTCCGAGGAGACGCATCTCGTGGCCTCGCACGCAGGTGCGCTGAATAACCAGCTGCGCCTGCTGCACTACCCTCCCGTGTCCGGGGCTTCCCTCCGTCGCGGCGAGGTGGCGCGGATGCCGGCGCATTCCGACTGGGGTACCATCACGCTGCTGTTCCAGGACGGGGCCGGTGGGCTCCAGGTCGAGGATCCGGGGGCGTCGGGCCGCTTTGTTGATGCACCGCCGGTGGATGGTGCCGTGGTGGTCAACGTCGGGGATGCCCTGATGCGGTGGACGAACG GCTATTTCAAGTCCACTCTGCATCGTGTCGGCATCCCACCAGACTACTCGGATGCCGCAAAGCCACAAGAAGAGCAGAATGGCCGACGAGATTTGACCCCCTCTCGCTACTCTATCCCCTACTTTGTTAGCCCAAATCCCGATGCAGTTGTTGATTGCTTTGCTTCCTGCGTGACCGACGACAGGCCACTCGGATATGAGAGAATCATCTATGAGGACTACAGAAAAATGCGAGCGAGTACGCAGTACTGA